One segment of Aminivibrio sp. DNA contains the following:
- a CDS encoding AAA family ATPase — translation MLVLTVSNQKGGVGKTTTCVNLAAELGRLGYSVLAVDIDPQANCTSGLGISPEDFELSLYDVLLGEAEAKDAVIPTRWEGVSILPATIDLAGAEIELASVISRETRLRRHLRSLDSYDVAIVDSPPSLGMLTINALVASDKLIIPIQCEYYALEGVGQLSKTIGLVRDSLNSELEISGVLLTMYDSRTRLSNEVADEVRRQFGSVAFSSVIPRNVRLSEAPSHATPIGYYDPSSTGAQAYGDLAREVSELWLKRAH, via the coding sequence ATGCTCGTTCTCACGGTTTCAAACCAAAAGGGCGGAGTAGGAAAAACGACCACGTGCGTTAATCTGGCGGCTGAACTGGGCCGGCTCGGCTATTCCGTTCTCGCCGTGGACATCGATCCCCAGGCGAACTGCACCAGCGGCCTGGGCATATCGCCAGAAGACTTCGAACTCAGCCTGTACGACGTGCTCCTCGGCGAGGCCGAGGCGAAAGATGCCGTCATACCCACCAGGTGGGAAGGGGTCTCCATTCTTCCCGCCACCATCGACTTGGCGGGAGCGGAAATAGAACTCGCCAGCGTCATAAGCAGGGAGACGAGGCTGAGGCGGCATCTCCGGTCTCTCGATAGTTACGACGTGGCCATCGTGGACAGCCCCCCGTCCCTCGGCATGCTGACCATCAACGCCCTGGTCGCTTCCGACAAGCTCATCATCCCTATTCAGTGCGAATATTACGCCCTGGAAGGGGTCGGCCAGCTCTCGAAAACCATCGGCCTCGTGAGGGACAGTCTCAACTCGGAACTTGAAATAAGCGGGGTGCTTCTGACCATGTACGACTCGAGAACCAGGCTTTCCAACGAGGTGGCCGACGAGGTGCGCCGCCAGTTCGGCAGCGTGGCATTTTCCTCCGTCATTCCGAGAAACGTCAGGTTGTCCGAGGCTCCGAGCCATGCCACCCCCATAGGCTATTACGATCCGTCCTCCACCGGAGCCCAGGCCTACGGAGACCTTGCCAGGGAGGTGTCAGAACTGTGGCTAAAGCGCGCGCACTAG
- a CDS encoding thermonuclease family protein: MTRLLAAAAALASAAILSLSGLRGGPDIQSLLSAAGIEVHDGDTISVPLDGERATIRYLLIDTPELHHPHRGKEELALEAAGANRTLISSGPLSLEFDEELRDRYGRLLAYVWVSLPEGELLVNEELVRRGLALPLIIPPNGKHAGRIFSAMEEAAREGAGLWSRSEKRIFTPSQVWSEATVLAGSFVTVRMTLERVEERGRRILLSQGRLTVTAYRNPRTEGLLGLRKGDRVTVRGKVLLSPRGCEIPVASVLQVSRDSDG, encoded by the coding sequence ATGACCCGTCTCCTGGCCGCAGCGGCGGCCCTGGCGTCGGCGGCGATTCTCTCCCTGTCCGGCCTCAGGGGCGGCCCGGACATACAATCCCTGCTCTCGGCGGCAGGCATCGAGGTTCACGACGGTGATACCATTTCCGTTCCCCTCGACGGGGAACGGGCCACTATCCGCTACCTCCTGATAGACACCCCGGAACTCCACCATCCCCACCGGGGGAAGGAAGAACTGGCCCTCGAAGCGGCTGGGGCAAACCGGACCCTCATTTCCTCCGGGCCCCTCAGCCTGGAGTTCGACGAAGAACTCCGGGACCGGTACGGGAGGCTCCTTGCCTATGTCTGGGTCTCCCTTCCGGAAGGAGAATTGCTGGTGAACGAGGAACTGGTGCGGAGAGGCCTTGCCCTGCCGCTGATCATTCCCCCCAACGGAAAACACGCCGGCAGGATCTTTTCGGCCATGGAGGAGGCCGCCCGGGAAGGAGCGGGCCTCTGGAGCCGTTCGGAAAAGAGGATATTCACCCCTTCCCAGGTGTGGAGCGAGGCGACGGTCCTCGCAGGCAGCTTCGTCACGGTGAGGATGACCCTGGAGAGGGTGGAGGAGCGGGGGCGAAGAATCCTCCTCTCCCAGGGAAGACTTACCGTCACTGCCTACCGGAATCCCCGTACGGAGGGTCTTCTGGGCCTCAGGAAAGGGGACAGGGTCACGGTCCGGGGCAAGGTCCTTCTTTCTCCCCGGGGATGCGAGATTCCCGTGGCCTCAGTCCTCCAGGTCAGCAGGGATTCCGATGGGTGA
- a CDS encoding ParB/RepB/Spo0J family partition protein: MAKARALGKGLGALFTPPAEAPTLSGRGQGEITSLPVDNIRPNPAQPRRDMDEASLDSLAESIRSHGVVQPLIVRALEEDGIFEIVAGERRWRAARSAGLPRVPVRVIEGSDRELREISLVENIQREDLSPLEIASAISELIQQHSLTQEEVAERIGWSRTAVTNKLRLLQLPEEIRNMLSESLLSEGHCRALLSVESPSMMIALARTAEERGMSVRQLEEAVKRSKLQAPEVSAARRASFVIPEPVQTSLKGLGISLRVTGNPNRMRVSLDGLNKKQMEAFMRFLEERGEELFPGK, from the coding sequence GTGGCTAAAGCGCGCGCACTAGGAAAGGGACTCGGGGCACTCTTCACACCCCCGGCGGAAGCTCCCACCCTGTCCGGAAGAGGGCAGGGTGAAATCACTTCCCTCCCGGTGGACAACATCCGGCCGAACCCCGCCCAGCCGAGACGGGACATGGACGAAGCGTCCCTCGATTCCCTCGCCGAGTCCATACGGAGTCATGGCGTTGTCCAGCCGCTCATCGTCCGGGCCCTGGAAGAAGATGGAATATTTGAGATCGTGGCGGGCGAGAGACGGTGGCGGGCGGCCCGTTCCGCCGGGTTGCCCCGGGTACCGGTACGGGTCATTGAAGGAAGCGACCGCGAGCTGCGGGAGATATCCCTGGTGGAGAATATCCAGAGGGAAGACCTGTCGCCTTTGGAGATCGCCTCGGCCATTTCGGAGCTGATCCAGCAGCATTCCCTTACCCAGGAGGAAGTGGCGGAACGCATCGGTTGGAGCAGGACAGCGGTGACCAATAAGCTGCGGCTTCTCCAGCTTCCCGAGGAGATCAGGAACATGCTCTCCGAGAGCCTCCTTTCGGAAGGGCATTGCAGGGCCCTGCTCTCGGTGGAATCCCCCTCCATGATGATCGCCCTGGCACGGACGGCCGAAGAAAGAGGAATGTCCGTCCGGCAGCTCGAAGAGGCCGTCAAGAGGTCCAAGCTCCAGGCGCCGGAGGTTTCCGCGGCCAGACGGGCTTCCTTCGTCATACCGGAACCCGTGCAGACCTCTCTCAAGGGACTGGGAATTTCTCTTCGGGTGACTGGAAACCCGAACAGAATGAGAGTTTCTCTCGACGGGCTGAACAAAAAACAGATGGAAGCCTTTATGCGCTTTCTCGAGGAACGAGGGGAAGAACTATTTCCCGGGAAATAG
- a CDS encoding DUF364 domain-containing protein: MGLYEEIQDRLLSARDGEVESLVLGWKGSAVTLKDGRWGIGAVPPGGGAALSPREDHTRRLLLSGATDLAKLLVSPYPQEYAAASAAAAALAPAPEEGLPLESLLPLPGGERVSLVTPDPWVTDFLRDWNWNISVFDDGRRGLNVFPEWTVSQHLNSCGWMWLTAEVFRTRSFFSLFPRPAGKTVVLQGPGIPFLPDVYERAGISYLVLPQTSGADGSAAMRYVASGGTPWTCPDLRWRVHPVSGQGRQR, encoded by the coding sequence ATGGGACTGTACGAGGAAATCCAGGACCGGCTCCTTTCTGCCCGGGATGGGGAAGTGGAATCCCTTGTTCTCGGCTGGAAGGGAAGCGCCGTGACCCTGAAGGACGGACGCTGGGGGATCGGCGCGGTGCCGCCGGGAGGGGGAGCGGCCCTTTCCCCCCGGGAAGACCATACGAGGCGCCTTCTGCTCTCGGGAGCGACGGACCTCGCGAAACTTCTTGTTTCGCCCTATCCCCAGGAATATGCCGCCGCTTCCGCAGCCGCAGCCGCCCTCGCTCCTGCGCCGGAGGAGGGCCTTCCCCTGGAGAGCCTCCTGCCCCTTCCCGGTGGGGAACGGGTGTCCCTGGTGACCCCCGACCCCTGGGTAACCGATTTTCTCCGGGACTGGAACTGGAACATTTCCGTTTTTGACGACGGCAGGAGGGGGCTGAACGTCTTTCCGGAATGGACGGTCTCCCAGCACCTGAACTCCTGCGGATGGATGTGGCTTACCGCCGAGGTCTTCAGGACACGGTCGTTTTTCTCTCTTTTTCCCCGGCCGGCGGGGAAAACAGTGGTCCTCCAGGGGCCGGGAATTCCCTTTCTCCCCGACGTCTACGAACGGGCGGGCATTTCCTATCTTGTCCTCCCACAGACTTCCGGAGCGGATGGGTCGGCAGCGATGCGGTACGTGGCGTCCGGGGGCACTCCATGGACGTGCCCTGACCTTCGCTGGCGGGTTCATCCCGTGAGCGGGCAGGGGAGGCAGAGATGA
- the hcp gene encoding hydroxylamine reductase: MFCYQCEQTAKGTGCTAFGVCGKSPEVADLQDLLVYLAEGVSMYAHRARQLGAVDKKVDVFVVEALFTTITNVNFDEARVEAMIRKAGEVREAAKKLYEDACRKAGKTPETLGGPAVFPVPASRAEMINAGEKVNPEAGSEKHGEVIQGLRDLVLLGLKGSAAYMDHAKILGYEKDELYGFIHEKMNFLAGESFTVDDLVGQAMDAGKWNIDVMELLDAANTGVYGHPEPTKARVTGVKGKAILVSGHDLKDLDLLLQQTEGKGINVYTHGEMLPCLAYPGLKKYRHLVGNYGSAWQNQREEFEKFPGAILMTTNCIQKPKDSYLARIFTTGLVAWPGAAHIGDDKNFSPVIEAALAAPGFAEDEEPRFINVGFARNTVMSVAGKVIDLVKAGKLRHFFLIGGCDGAKPGRSYFTDFATSVPDDCVILTLACGKYRFNKLEFGDIDGIPRLLDAGQCNDAYSAVRIALALADAFKTDINGLPLSLILSWYEQKAVCILLSLLYLGVKNMRIGPTLPAFMKEPVFKVLQEKFNLQPVTTVEQDLKAILG, from the coding sequence ATGTTTTGTTACCAGTGTGAACAGACGGCAAAGGGAACAGGATGCACCGCGTTCGGAGTCTGCGGCAAGAGTCCAGAGGTGGCGGACCTTCAGGATCTGCTTGTATATCTCGCTGAAGGAGTTTCCATGTATGCCCACCGGGCGAGGCAGCTCGGCGCCGTGGACAAAAAGGTGGATGTCTTCGTTGTGGAAGCCCTTTTCACCACCATCACCAACGTGAACTTCGATGAAGCCCGAGTGGAAGCCATGATCCGGAAGGCCGGTGAAGTCCGCGAAGCAGCGAAGAAGCTCTACGAGGATGCCTGCCGCAAGGCTGGAAAGACCCCCGAGACCCTCGGCGGTCCGGCCGTCTTTCCCGTACCGGCTTCAAGGGCCGAGATGATCAACGCCGGGGAGAAGGTCAACCCCGAGGCCGGCAGCGAGAAACACGGCGAAGTTATCCAGGGACTCCGGGACCTTGTTCTGCTCGGCCTCAAGGGCAGCGCGGCCTACATGGACCATGCGAAGATCCTCGGCTACGAAAAGGACGAGCTTTACGGATTCATCCACGAGAAGATGAACTTCCTCGCCGGCGAATCCTTCACCGTGGACGACCTCGTGGGTCAGGCCATGGATGCCGGCAAGTGGAACATTGACGTCATGGAGCTCCTCGATGCGGCCAACACAGGTGTGTACGGCCATCCGGAACCCACGAAGGCCAGAGTCACCGGCGTGAAGGGCAAGGCCATCCTCGTCTCCGGCCACGACCTCAAGGATCTTGACCTCCTCCTCCAGCAGACGGAAGGAAAGGGCATCAACGTCTACACCCACGGTGAAATGCTGCCCTGCCTCGCCTATCCCGGGCTGAAGAAGTACAGGCACCTTGTGGGGAACTACGGCAGCGCATGGCAGAATCAGCGGGAGGAGTTCGAGAAGTTCCCCGGCGCCATCCTCATGACCACCAACTGCATCCAGAAGCCCAAGGATTCCTACCTTGCCCGCATCTTCACCACAGGGCTCGTGGCCTGGCCGGGTGCCGCCCACATCGGAGACGACAAAAATTTCTCTCCCGTGATCGAGGCCGCCCTCGCTGCCCCCGGCTTCGCCGAGGACGAGGAACCCCGCTTCATCAACGTGGGTTTTGCCCGGAACACCGTCATGTCAGTCGCGGGTAAGGTCATCGATCTCGTGAAGGCCGGAAAGCTCCGCCACTTCTTCCTCATCGGCGGCTGCGACGGTGCCAAGCCGGGCCGGAGCTACTTCACCGACTTCGCCACATCCGTGCCTGACGACTGCGTGATCCTCACCCTGGCCTGCGGTAAGTACCGGTTCAACAAGCTCGAGTTCGGCGACATCGACGGCATTCCCAGGCTCCTTGACGCCGGACAGTGCAACGACGCCTACTCGGCGGTGCGTATAGCCCTTGCCCTCGCCGATGCCTTCAAGACGGACATCAACGGACTGCCTCTCTCCCTGATCCTGTCCTGGTACGAGCAGAAGGCCGTCTGCATCCTCCTCTCCCTCCTGTACCTGGGAGTGAAGAACATGAGGATCGGGCCCACCCTTCCCGCTTTCATGAAGGAGCCCGTCTTCAAGGTCCTCCAGGAGAAGTTCAACCTCCAGCCCGTCACCACGGTGGAGCAGGATCTGAAGGCAATTCTCGGATAA
- a CDS encoding YigZ family protein: MNDQYCEPARETVTETKVRKSLFIAHVCICRDETEARERIRGISSEHRQANHNCWAYRVGTLKREEYFSDDGEPAGTAGKPILGAILRQELTNVLVVVTRYFGGIKLGVRGLIEAYGKAASEGITASGKISLRARTGYEIWMPYDMVKLVERLLDTCDTGGDFRSSEYGEYVTVKCAVPLECSESVEKTFEEWKNSRRINGWKKAG, translated from the coding sequence ATGAATGACCAGTACTGCGAACCTGCCCGTGAAACCGTTACCGAAACGAAAGTCCGGAAATCCCTCTTCATCGCCCATGTCTGCATCTGCCGCGATGAAACGGAGGCACGCGAGAGGATCAGGGGCATTTCCTCGGAACACCGGCAGGCAAACCACAACTGCTGGGCCTACAGAGTAGGCACACTGAAGCGAGAAGAATATTTCTCCGACGACGGCGAACCGGCAGGAACGGCAGGAAAACCCATACTCGGTGCGATCCTCCGGCAGGAATTGACGAATGTCCTTGTGGTAGTAACACGCTATTTCGGCGGAATCAAGCTCGGAGTGCGGGGCCTCATTGAGGCTTACGGCAAAGCCGCCTCCGAGGGAATCACGGCATCGGGAAAAATATCTCTGAGAGCGCGGACAGGCTATGAAATTTGGATGCCCTATGACATGGTAAAACTCGTGGAAAGACTCCTTGACACCTGCGACACCGGCGGTGATTTCCGTTCCAGCGAATACGGAGAATACGTGACGGTCAAGTGCGCCGTTCCGCTCGAATGCTCCGAAAGTGTGGAAAAAACCTTTGAAGAATGGAAAAACAGCAGGAGAATCAACGGATGGAAAAAAGCCGGTTGA
- a CDS encoding CGGC domain-containing protein, translated as MGNEIVRIGIFICNRYHTCAGGKCLRSLRNREGAFSLYKDREAELVGYTTCDGCPGGNIEYAPAEMKKNDATVIHLATGMLVGYPPCPRIDYFRRYIDTAFGLPVVVGTHPIPEKYWTIHSAMKTWDSPLWQELISKVSCDPETRLAYN; from the coding sequence ATGGGCAACGAGATCGTCCGGATAGGGATTTTCATCTGCAACCGATACCATACCTGCGCAGGGGGAAAATGCCTGCGCTCGCTGCGGAACAGGGAAGGGGCCTTCAGCCTCTACAAAGACAGGGAAGCTGAGCTTGTGGGGTATACCACCTGCGACGGGTGTCCCGGGGGAAACATCGAGTACGCTCCTGCGGAGATGAAGAAGAACGACGCCACGGTGATCCATCTGGCCACGGGAATGCTGGTGGGGTATCCTCCCTGCCCGAGGATCGACTATTTCCGCCGGTACATCGACACGGCCTTCGGCCTGCCCGTCGTGGTGGGAACTCACCCCATCCCGGAGAAATACTGGACCATCCACAGCGCCATGAAGACATGGGATTCCCCCCTGTGGCAGGAGCTCATCTCGAAGGTATCCTGCGACCCGGAGACCCGGTTGGCCTACAACTGA
- a CDS encoding HIT domain-containing protein: MENIFAPWRMAYIQVSKNKDGCIFCDFPPEYRDEERLILHRGATCFVIFNAFPYNPGHLMVAPYRHTAEYELLSDEEMLEMHRLGGRCISVLKKVMNPQGFNIGINLGKVAGAGFDGHLHLHIVPRWNGDTNFMPVFADVRVVAEELAETYARMKEAWNE; encoded by the coding sequence ATGGAGAACATCTTCGCACCTTGGAGAATGGCGTATATTCAGGTATCAAAAAACAAGGACGGCTGCATCTTCTGCGATTTCCCGCCGGAATATCGTGACGAGGAACGGCTCATTCTCCACAGGGGGGCGACCTGCTTTGTTATTTTCAACGCCTTCCCCTACAACCCCGGCCATCTTATGGTCGCTCCCTACCGCCATACGGCGGAATACGAACTTCTCTCAGACGAGGAAATGCTCGAAATGCACCGCCTGGGAGGAAGATGCATTTCGGTGCTGAAAAAAGTGATGAATCCCCAGGGCTTCAACATCGGCATCAATCTCGGCAAGGTGGCCGGCGCAGGCTTCGACGGGCACCTCCATCTCCATATCGTGCCGAGGTGGAACGGGGATACGAACTTCATGCCCGTGTTCGCCGATGTCCGTGTTGTAGCCGAAGAACTGGCGGAAACCTATGCGCGGATGAAGGAAGCCTGGAATGAATGA
- the rsmG gene encoding 16S rRNA (guanine(527)-N(7))-methyltransferase RsmG: MDHVEEQLLSSRGEILKRYGSLLASYGGKIRLTGPSDPETLWNEHILDCLFTVSSLPEKGRILDVGSGGGLPGLVWAICRPDLEVTLLDSVKKKCGALEEMAAALGLPNVQVVWGRCEEYALRERETFSLAGARAVAGTGILLEYLSPFVAVGGTVLAMKGPRFTEELEPLQGRWNRLGLAAPSIVPYGGEGKKRFLLLWKKNAPCLSTFPRKTGMAEKTFWWR; the protein is encoded by the coding sequence GTGGACCACGTGGAAGAACAGCTTCTCTCCTCCCGGGGCGAAATCCTGAAACGATACGGGAGTCTCCTCGCCTCCTACGGCGGAAAAATTCGGCTGACCGGGCCCAGTGATCCTGAAACACTCTGGAACGAGCACATTCTCGATTGTCTTTTCACTGTCTCGAGCCTGCCCGAAAAGGGACGGATTCTCGACGTGGGCTCGGGAGGCGGTCTTCCCGGCCTTGTCTGGGCAATCTGCCGCCCCGATCTCGAAGTGACCCTCCTTGACAGCGTGAAAAAGAAGTGCGGCGCCCTGGAGGAGATGGCCGCTGCGCTGGGGCTTCCCAACGTTCAGGTCGTCTGGGGAAGGTGCGAGGAATACGCCCTCCGCGAACGGGAAACCTTCTCACTCGCAGGCGCCCGAGCGGTGGCCGGAACGGGGATCCTCCTCGAATACCTTTCCCCCTTCGTCGCTGTGGGCGGAACTGTCCTGGCCATGAAGGGGCCCAGGTTCACGGAAGAACTCGAGCCGCTCCAGGGCAGATGGAACAGGCTCGGCCTCGCAGCTCCGTCCATTGTTCCCTACGGCGGCGAGGGAAAAAAGAGATTTCTTCTTTTATGGAAGAAAAACGCCCCCTGTTTATCCACGTTTCCCCGGAAGACGGGCATGGCGGAAAAAACATTCTGGTGGAGGTGA
- a CDS encoding UDP-2,3-diacylglucosamine diphosphatase, translating to MNPLKYRSIFLSDLHLGTRWCRAGNISGFLSSVECDNLYLVGDIIDGWNMGPRGVWPASHSSVLRSILSLAGRTAVTYIPGNHDEFMNRFDGQSIGGIRIRSSAVHTGADGRRYFVVHGHQFDGVMLYSRWLAWAGDRAYGLAQQLNSGVNFIRSLAGREYWSLSSFLKNRVKRAVKYFSRYENRIARSVREMDATGIICGHIHNPAVRVFQGVKYFNCGDWVDHCSALVEHLDGVMEIVRWFDRKDESPAPRPDRVLGVPPAD from the coding sequence ATGAATCCCCTGAAATACAGGTCGATCTTTCTCTCAGACCTCCATCTCGGAACCCGCTGGTGCCGGGCCGGAAACATTTCCGGCTTTCTTTCCTCCGTGGAATGTGACAACCTGTACCTCGTGGGGGACATCATTGACGGGTGGAACATGGGCCCGAGAGGGGTGTGGCCGGCATCCCACTCGTCTGTTCTCCGTTCCATCCTCTCCCTCGCGGGCAGGACGGCCGTGACCTATATTCCGGGAAACCACGACGAGTTCATGAACCGGTTCGACGGCCAGTCCATCGGCGGCATCAGGATACGTTCAAGTGCTGTGCACACAGGGGCCGACGGCAGAAGGTACTTCGTGGTCCACGGACACCAGTTCGACGGTGTGATGCTCTACAGCCGGTGGCTCGCATGGGCCGGCGACAGGGCATACGGTCTTGCCCAGCAACTGAACTCGGGAGTCAATTTTATCCGTTCGCTTGCGGGGCGGGAATACTGGTCCCTTTCCTCCTTTCTCAAGAACAGAGTGAAGAGGGCGGTAAAGTATTTCAGCCGCTACGAGAACCGCATCGCCCGATCGGTCAGAGAAATGGACGCCACGGGAATTATCTGCGGGCACATCCACAACCCGGCAGTCAGGGTCTTCCAGGGAGTGAAGTACTTCAACTGCGGCGACTGGGTGGACCACTGTTCGGCCCTGGTGGAGCACCTCGACGGCGTCATGGAAATCGTCAGGTGGTTCGACCGGAAGGATGAATCTCCCGCCCCCCGCCCGGATCGAGTCCTCGGCGTCCCGCCGGCGGACTGA